A genomic region of Christiangramia sp. OXR-203 contains the following coding sequences:
- the folP gene encoding dihydropteroate synthase, whose product MFINCRGNLIDLSKPKVMGIINITPDSFFEGSRKQTDKEILSSAEKMLKEGASFLDIGAYSSRPGAQDISEEEELERMIPKLKLLEQHFPEVNFSVDTFRSRVAREAIENGAAIINDISAGNLDAQMIETIASLQVPYIMMHMKGTPQTMKDLNQYEDLTADILFYFSEKISAARKAGINDLIIDPGFGFAKNIAQNFELLNKLDLFKNLELPILAGLSRKSLIWKTLKSTPDNALNGTSILNTIALNKGASILRVHDVKEAMECIKLTSELNNYV is encoded by the coding sequence ATGTTTATAAATTGCCGTGGTAATCTCATCGACCTCTCCAAGCCAAAAGTGATGGGGATCATCAATATCACTCCAGATTCCTTTTTTGAGGGTAGTAGAAAACAAACAGATAAAGAGATCCTTTCCTCTGCTGAAAAAATGCTGAAGGAAGGTGCAAGCTTTCTGGATATTGGTGCTTACAGTTCCAGGCCTGGTGCACAGGATATTTCAGAAGAAGAAGAATTGGAACGAATGATTCCGAAGCTGAAGTTACTGGAACAGCATTTTCCTGAAGTGAACTTTTCCGTAGACACCTTTAGATCCAGAGTCGCCAGAGAAGCTATTGAGAATGGTGCTGCAATAATCAATGATATTTCTGCTGGGAATCTCGATGCTCAAATGATTGAAACCATTGCCAGTCTTCAGGTGCCTTATATCATGATGCATATGAAAGGGACTCCGCAAACAATGAAAGACCTCAACCAATACGAGGATCTCACTGCAGATATTCTTTTTTACTTTTCTGAAAAGATCTCTGCAGCCAGAAAAGCCGGAATTAACGATCTAATTATTGATCCGGGATTTGGCTTTGCTAAGAACATTGCTCAAAATTTCGAACTACTGAATAAACTGGATCTTTTCAAAAATCTTGAACTTCCCATACTCGCAGGACTTTCAAGGAAAAGTCTGATCTGGAAGACCCTGAAGTCCACACCTGATAATGCTCTGAATGGCACAAGCATTTTAAATACTATCGCACTTAATAAAGGAGCTTCAATTTTAAGGGTTCACGATGTAAAAGAGGCAATGGAATGTATCAAATTGACCAGTGAACTCAATAACTACGTTTAG
- a CDS encoding BT_3928 family protein, whose protein sequence is MKAIVGICRVLVGVLFIFSGFIKLNDPVGFSYKLQEYFSEPVLDIPALIPFALVIAILLVIFELVLGIMLLIGYARKFTSWSLLLMIVFFTFLTFYSAYFDKVTDCGCFGDAVPLTPWESFYKDIILLILILVLFFNQKFIEPLFPQKYHKWAIFLSFMACFAFCYHVLMHLPLLDFRPYKIGNNIAEKMVVPEGAQEPVYEYQWKFNVGGEEKIITNQGAYPQVSGEFIGVETVQIEEGYVPPIHDFVIEGPEGDITTDILTTDKVLMFVMYNIRSTEMEGYQAIQDLAKEARTKNYRVIALTASGENLQAKLKEKFDLDFDFYQADETALKTIVRANPGILVLRSGTVEQKKHWFDASDIEL, encoded by the coding sequence ATGAAAGCAATAGTAGGTATTTGCAGAGTCCTGGTAGGTGTACTTTTCATCTTCAGCGGATTCATTAAACTGAATGATCCCGTAGGTTTTTCATACAAACTACAGGAATATTTTAGTGAACCGGTACTGGACATTCCGGCGCTTATACCGTTTGCTCTTGTTATCGCTATTTTACTCGTGATCTTCGAGCTCGTGCTTGGGATCATGCTGCTTATTGGGTATGCAAGGAAATTTACAAGCTGGAGCCTCCTGCTCATGATTGTTTTCTTTACATTTCTTACTTTTTATTCGGCATACTTCGATAAAGTTACAGATTGTGGTTGTTTCGGTGATGCTGTTCCGCTTACTCCGTGGGAGTCATTCTATAAAGATATTATCTTACTGATACTGATTTTGGTATTATTCTTTAATCAGAAGTTTATAGAGCCATTATTTCCGCAGAAATATCATAAATGGGCAATTTTCCTCAGCTTCATGGCATGTTTCGCATTTTGTTATCATGTCCTGATGCATCTTCCATTGCTTGATTTCAGACCCTATAAGATTGGCAATAATATTGCTGAAAAGATGGTGGTGCCAGAAGGTGCTCAGGAGCCTGTATATGAATACCAATGGAAATTTAATGTGGGAGGTGAGGAGAAGATCATTACCAATCAAGGTGCCTATCCCCAGGTTTCCGGAGAATTTATAGGCGTTGAAACGGTACAGATCGAAGAAGGCTATGTACCGCCAATTCATGATTTTGTGATCGAAGGTCCAGAGGGTGATATTACGACAGATATTCTTACTACAGATAAAGTCCTGATGTTCGTTATGTATAACATAAGGTCTACTGAAATGGAAGGATATCAAGCGATCCAGGACCTGGCAAAAGAAGCACGGACTAAGAATTATCGCGTGATTGCTCTCACAGCATCTGGTGAGAATCTTCAAGCTAAACTAAAAGAGAAATTTGATCTCGATTTCGATTTTTATCAGGCAGACGAAACTGCGCTTAAAACGATCGTAAGAGCGAATCCCGGTATCCTGGTATTGAGATCCGGAACTGTGGAGCAGAAAAAACACTGGTTCGACGCTAGCGATATCGAATTATAA
- the truA gene encoding tRNA pseudouridine(38-40) synthase TruA: MRYFLKLSYFGKAYHGWQNQPDSISIQEVLEQNLSKVFPFSVAIVGAGRTDAGVHARQMFAHFDTSEELNCQELAYKLNSMLPKDIAISEVFPVRKDAHARFDAVARSYEYHLLQYKDVFDYDQAWYFRYELDLEKMNQAAEILKEYSDFQCFSKSRTDVHTYNCRIDEAKWVEKDGKLIFHITADRFLRNMVRAIVGTLLEIGQSKQPVEYMHEVIKSKDRGKAGTSVPAHGLYLTRIEYPETIRELDGI; this comes from the coding sequence TTGAGGTATTTCCTGAAGCTCTCATATTTCGGTAAAGCTTATCACGGCTGGCAAAATCAACCTGATTCTATTAGTATTCAGGAGGTTCTTGAACAAAATCTAAGCAAGGTGTTCCCATTTTCAGTAGCTATTGTTGGTGCTGGAAGGACAGATGCCGGTGTGCATGCACGACAAATGTTCGCTCATTTTGATACTTCGGAAGAACTTAATTGCCAAGAACTTGCTTATAAGCTAAATTCTATGCTTCCGAAGGATATTGCAATTTCTGAAGTATTTCCGGTAAGGAAGGATGCTCATGCGAGATTTGATGCTGTAGCGAGAAGTTACGAGTATCATCTGCTTCAGTATAAAGATGTATTTGATTACGATCAGGCATGGTATTTTCGCTATGAACTTGATTTGGAAAAAATGAATCAAGCTGCAGAGATCCTGAAGGAGTACTCAGATTTTCAATGTTTTTCCAAATCGCGGACAGATGTTCATACATATAACTGCCGTATCGATGAAGCGAAATGGGTCGAAAAGGATGGGAAGCTAATTTTTCATATCACTGCAGATCGATTTTTGCGTAATATGGTGCGGGCAATAGTAGGAACTTTGCTTGAAATTGGGCAAAGCAAACAGCCTGTGGAATACATGCACGAGGTGATCAAGAGCAAAGACAGGGGGAAAGCTGGAACTTCAGTACCGGCACATGGATTATATTTAACCAGGATCGAATATCCTGAAACGATAAGAGAACTAGATGGCATCTAA
- a CDS encoding ABC transporter ATP-binding protein, which translates to MASNTGNAFDMALFKRLLGYTNPYKRIFYFVGVAAILVSLFGVLRPILLQETVDEALIPADFDSLIYYVSLMIGVLVLEVIFQFCFIYYANWLGQEVVRDLRVKLFKHMLGFKMQYYDKSAVGRLVTRAVSDIETIASIFSQGLFMIISDLLKMLVVIGVMFYKSWELTLLVLTVLPFIIYATRVFQKKMKLAFEEVRTQVADLNTFVQERITGMKIVQLFTREKTEYENFKKINDKHRKAWVKTVWYNSIFFPIAEMSTSITIGLIVWFGGLRVVAGDDMSLGIIVAFIELSQMLFRPLRQIADKFNTLQMGMVAANRVFGILDTESTIEDNGIIAVEHLDGEIEFKDVRFSYIPEEEVVKGISFRVEPGETVAIVGATGAGKSTIINLLSRFYEIDSGVIEIDGQDIKDLELKSLRSQIAVVLQNVFLFADTIMNNINLDNPDISDEDVIKAAKQIGIHEFIDSLPGGYYYNVKERGAMLSSGQRQLISFLRAYVSNPSILVLDEATSSVDSYSEQLIQDATDKITEGRTSIVIAHRLATIKKADKIIVMDQGKIVEIGNHQSLLQKTNGYYRNLYEVQFKEEESI; encoded by the coding sequence ATGGCATCTAATACAGGAAATGCATTTGATATGGCGCTTTTCAAGCGATTGCTTGGATATACCAATCCCTATAAACGAATATTCTATTTTGTAGGTGTAGCGGCCATCCTTGTTTCTCTATTTGGAGTTCTAAGGCCTATTTTACTACAGGAAACTGTAGATGAAGCCCTGATCCCGGCAGATTTTGACAGTCTTATATATTATGTAAGCCTAATGATTGGGGTACTGGTGCTGGAAGTGATCTTCCAGTTCTGTTTTATCTACTATGCCAACTGGCTTGGGCAGGAAGTTGTTCGTGATTTGCGGGTAAAACTCTTCAAGCATATGCTTGGCTTCAAAATGCAGTATTATGATAAATCTGCAGTTGGAAGATTGGTGACCAGGGCGGTAAGTGATATTGAAACGATTGCCAGTATTTTTAGCCAGGGACTTTTTATGATCATTTCAGATCTACTGAAAATGTTGGTAGTGATTGGTGTAATGTTCTATAAAAGCTGGGAGCTAACCTTGCTTGTACTTACAGTTTTACCTTTTATCATCTACGCAACTAGAGTCTTTCAGAAGAAAATGAAGCTGGCTTTTGAAGAAGTTAGAACTCAGGTGGCAGATTTGAACACTTTTGTACAGGAACGTATCACCGGGATGAAAATCGTACAGTTGTTTACCCGCGAGAAAACTGAATACGAAAACTTTAAGAAGATCAATGATAAACATAGAAAAGCATGGGTGAAAACGGTTTGGTATAACTCCATCTTTTTTCCAATTGCTGAAATGTCAACTTCTATTACCATAGGTTTGATCGTATGGTTTGGTGGATTACGGGTAGTTGCCGGTGATGATATGTCATTGGGTATTATTGTAGCTTTTATCGAATTGAGTCAGATGTTATTCAGGCCATTACGACAAATTGCCGATAAGTTCAATACGTTGCAAATGGGAATGGTCGCTGCTAACCGGGTATTCGGGATTCTGGATACAGAATCTACGATAGAAGATAACGGAATTATTGCAGTAGAGCATCTTGACGGAGAGATCGAATTTAAAGATGTAAGATTTAGTTATATTCCAGAGGAAGAAGTTGTAAAAGGAATCTCTTTTAGAGTAGAACCTGGGGAAACTGTGGCAATTGTTGGAGCTACCGGTGCTGGAAAATCGACCATCATAAATTTATTGAGTAGATTTTACGAAATTGATAGTGGAGTCATTGAAATAGACGGGCAGGATATTAAGGATCTTGAGCTTAAATCTTTAAGATCTCAAATCGCCGTGGTTCTTCAGAATGTATTTTTGTTCGCAGATACGATCATGAATAATATCAATCTTGATAACCCTGATATTTCAGATGAAGATGTGATCAAGGCTGCAAAGCAAATTGGAATTCATGAATTTATAGATTCTCTTCCTGGCGGTTATTATTATAATGTAAAGGAACGTGGAGCAATGCTTTCTTCAGGACAGCGGCAGTTGATCTCATTTTTAAGAGCTTATGTAAGCAATCCAAGCATTCTTGTGTTGGATGAAGCAACATCTTCCGTAGATTCCTATAGCGAACAACTTATACAGGACGCGACAGATAAGATCACTGAAGGTAGAACTTCCATCGTTATCGCACATAGGCTTGCGACCATTAAAAAAGCAGATAAGATCATTGTAATGGATCAGGGTAAAATTGTGGAAATTGGTAACCATCAAAGTTTGCTTCAGAAAACCAATGGATATTACCGCAATCTTTATGAAGTGCAGTTCAAGGAAGAAGAGAGTATTTAA
- a CDS encoding DUF4293 domain-containing protein produces MLQRIQTIWLLLAVIVSAGLIFVLPLWENSAGEFVYAHEVLIALGMFLASAAISLVSIVMFKNRKLQFVLGRLNIILNLFLLGVFVYWSLTLPGEMDISEKGIGMFLPIISIVFIVLANKAIKKDEDLVKSVDRLR; encoded by the coding sequence ATGCTTCAGAGAATACAAACTATTTGGTTATTATTAGCGGTTATTGTGAGTGCCGGACTCATCTTTGTTCTTCCGCTTTGGGAGAATTCAGCAGGTGAATTTGTCTATGCTCACGAAGTATTGATCGCGCTGGGAATGTTTCTTGCTTCAGCAGCAATTTCGCTGGTGAGTATCGTTATGTTTAAAAATAGAAAGCTTCAATTTGTATTGGGGCGTTTAAATATCATATTAAATCTTTTTTTACTAGGAGTGTTTGTTTATTGGTCTCTAACTTTACCTGGAGAGATGGATATCTCAGAGAAAGGTATTGGGATGTTTCTTCCTATTATTTCTATCGTTTTTATTGTTTTGGCCAATAAGGCCATCAAGAAGGACGAAGATCTCGTAAAATCTGTAGATCGATTACGATAA
- a CDS encoding diadenylate cyclase yields the protein MDIIDLRILDILDIVFVALLLYYVYKLVRGTAAVNIFIGIVVIYLVWLLTQLLQMELLSSVLGEFVGVGVFALIVVFQQEIRKFLLMIGSTNFTQKGRFLRSFKISRDDVRSKLDVEAIIDACEAMGKTYTGALMVIQKNNKLDFVKNTGDKMKIKLNQPIIESIFFKNSPLHDGAMVIEESMITATRVILPVSNDRSIPLRFGLRHRAAVGITEKTDALALVVSEESGQTSYIRDGQFVMFETMDELKVKIKEDIS from the coding sequence TTGGACATCATAGATCTTCGCATCCTCGATATTCTAGATATTGTTTTTGTCGCCCTTCTACTCTACTACGTTTACAAACTGGTTAGAGGTACTGCGGCTGTTAACATTTTTATCGGGATTGTGGTTATTTACCTGGTTTGGCTGCTAACACAGCTACTTCAAATGGAATTACTTAGCAGTGTTCTGGGTGAATTCGTTGGGGTTGGAGTGTTTGCTCTAATCGTGGTTTTTCAGCAGGAGATCAGGAAATTCCTCTTAATGATTGGTTCTACAAACTTTACACAAAAAGGCCGATTCTTACGAAGCTTCAAAATTAGCAGGGATGATGTGCGCTCGAAATTAGATGTGGAAGCTATTATTGATGCTTGCGAAGCAATGGGTAAAACTTATACTGGCGCTTTGATGGTCATTCAAAAGAACAATAAACTTGACTTCGTAAAGAATACTGGAGATAAAATGAAGATCAAGCTGAATCAGCCTATCATTGAATCGATATTTTTCAAAAACAGTCCGCTGCATGACGGTGCGATGGTCATCGAAGAAAGTATGATCACTGCGACCAGAGTGATTCTGCCTGTATCCAATGACAGATCCATTCCTTTAAGATTCGGACTTAGACATCGTGCTGCCGTAGGAATTACTGAAAAAACTGATGCGCTAGCTTTGGTAGTTAGTGAAGAATCTGGACAAACCTCTTATATCAGGGATGGGCAGTTCGTGATGTTCGAAACGATGGACGAACTGAAGGTTAAGATCAAAGAAGACATAAGCTAA
- a CDS encoding metallophosphoesterase family protein, producing MKKILLLSDTHSHIDERILHYAGEADEIWHAGDIGKTDVTDKLKQIGPLRAVYGNIDDAEIRKEFPLNQRFMCEEVDVWITHIGGYPGKYSPAIREDIRQNPPKLFICGHSHILKVMNDKNLGLLHMNPGAAGKHGFHKKRTMLRFQIDKKEIKELEVIELE from the coding sequence TTGAAGAAGATTCTATTACTAAGTGATACACATAGTCATATAGACGAAAGAATTTTGCATTACGCCGGTGAGGCAGATGAAATTTGGCATGCGGGGGATATTGGTAAAACAGATGTCACCGATAAGCTGAAGCAAATTGGACCGCTGCGTGCAGTTTACGGGAATATAGATGATGCTGAAATACGTAAAGAATTTCCATTAAACCAGCGTTTCATGTGTGAAGAGGTTGATGTCTGGATCACTCACATTGGTGGCTACCCGGGAAAATATTCTCCAGCAATTCGGGAAGATATCAGGCAAAATCCCCCGAAACTATTCATTTGCGGTCATTCACATATTCTGAAAGTAATGAACGATAAAAACCTCGGACTTTTACATATGAATCCAGGTGCGGCGGGGAAACATGGATTCCATAAGAAAAGAACCATGTTGCGCTTCCAGATCGATAAAAAAGAAATCAAGGAACTGGAAGTTATTGAATTGGAATAA
- the prmA gene encoding 50S ribosomal protein L11 methyltransferase — protein MTGHYYEYHFTIQPVVPASEILIAELGELGFESFVENVDGITAYVPEEQFAADLLDEVQILKSEEFSIDYEVKKIERVNWNEEWEKNFTPILVDDECSVRAPFHEKPNTRFDIVIEPKMSFGTGHHSTTHMMIQHILKNYWKGKSVLDMGCGTGVLAILARMKGANPVEAIDIDNWCYLNTLENIERNNCKDINVEEGGAELLPGRKYDVILANINRNILLNDMATYVECLQESGSIFFSGFYTEDLSVIKSACEKHDLKFIEHIERNNWVAAKFSF, from the coding sequence ATGACTGGACATTATTACGAATATCATTTTACGATACAACCGGTCGTTCCAGCTTCAGAAATTTTAATTGCAGAACTAGGAGAACTTGGTTTTGAAAGTTTTGTTGAGAATGTAGATGGCATTACTGCTTATGTGCCGGAAGAGCAATTCGCAGCTGATCTACTGGATGAGGTACAAATCCTGAAGTCTGAAGAATTCAGTATTGACTATGAGGTGAAAAAAATTGAACGGGTAAACTGGAACGAGGAGTGGGAAAAGAATTTCACTCCTATACTGGTGGACGATGAGTGCAGCGTTCGAGCACCGTTTCATGAGAAGCCAAATACCCGGTTCGATATTGTCATAGAACCAAAAATGTCATTTGGTACTGGTCATCATTCTACTACTCACATGATGATCCAGCATATTTTAAAGAACTACTGGAAAGGTAAATCTGTACTGGATATGGGATGTGGTACTGGAGTTCTTGCCATTTTAGCAAGAATGAAAGGTGCAAACCCTGTGGAAGCGATTGATATCGATAACTGGTGTTATTTGAATACACTGGAGAATATTGAACGCAACAATTGTAAGGATATAAATGTTGAAGAAGGTGGAGCAGAGTTATTACCTGGTAGAAAATACGATGTAATTCTTGCCAATATCAATAGAAATATTTTGCTGAATGATATGGCTACTTATGTAGAATGTCTGCAAGAATCAGGAAGTATCTTCTTTAGTGGATTTTATACCGAAGACCTTTCGGTTATAAAGTCGGCATGTGAAAAGCATGACTTGAAATTTATAGAACACATTGAAAGAAATAACTGGGTAGCTGCAAAGTTTTCATTTTAA
- a CDS encoding DUF3667 domain-containing protein: protein MTHCKNCNFAISEEQNYCSNCGAKIMRDKLSVPYLFREFFESFWSIDSNKPVLTFVDLFRRPVNVIQGYIEGLRKKYINPYGYFTIALTLTGLYTYVNLKYFPEYLEGGGLEVNTGERDITKEVTTMILEHMNLITFLFIPVITLFSRLVFLKNKKYNLAEHLIVHLYAYSHISIVFAILILLSFSNQSLFAIMNYVSLPFYVIYYGYIFKKMYDLSLWKIILKSLLFLLLLLLVFLIVSLVIGPYMAKLKGVI, encoded by the coding sequence ATGACGCATTGCAAAAATTGCAATTTTGCCATTTCAGAAGAACAGAATTATTGCTCCAATTGTGGAGCGAAGATCATGCGCGACAAGCTTAGCGTTCCCTATCTTTTTAGAGAATTCTTTGAATCCTTCTGGAGTATTGATTCCAACAAACCTGTACTAACTTTTGTTGACCTTTTCCGTAGACCTGTGAATGTGATTCAGGGATATATTGAAGGCCTGCGTAAAAAATATATCAATCCTTACGGATACTTTACCATCGCGCTAACCCTGACTGGTCTATATACTTACGTTAACCTGAAATATTTTCCAGAATATTTGGAAGGAGGAGGTCTTGAGGTTAATACAGGAGAACGTGATATAACCAAAGAGGTCACCACGATGATCCTGGAACATATGAACCTTATCACATTCCTGTTCATCCCGGTAATCACCTTATTCTCCAGACTGGTCTTTTTAAAAAATAAGAAATACAATCTTGCCGAGCATTTGATTGTACACCTTTACGCTTACTCGCATATAAGTATCGTTTTTGCGATCCTTATTCTACTTTCATTCAGCAATCAGTCGCTTTTTGCAATTATGAATTATGTCAGTTTACCTTTTTACGTAATCTACTACGGGTATATTTTCAAAAAGATGTATGATCTAAGCTTATGGAAGATAATACTTAAAAGTTTACTCTTTCTGCTTTTGCTTCTGCTTGTTTTCCTGATAGTTAGCCTCGTAATTGGTCCCTATATGGCCAAACTCAAGGGAGTTATTTAA
- the tpiA gene encoding triose-phosphate isomerase: MREQIVAGNWKMNNDLAETEELLGEMKMQMVKEPEATVMVAPAFTNLYPTFQALKDTPVIVAAQNMHESENGAFTGEISAKMLQSIGVTTVILGHSERRAYFHETNGQLAKKVDAAIAAEMRVIFCFGEELEDRKNDKHFSLVESQLKEALFHLSEDAWKNIILAYEPVWAIGTGETASPEQAQDMHKHIRTLLKDNVSASVAENTSILYGGSVKPANAREIFAKEDVDGGLIGGASLKAVDFLEIVNSF, encoded by the coding sequence ATGAGAGAACAAATAGTAGCCGGAAACTGGAAAATGAATAACGATCTTGCTGAGACTGAAGAATTACTTGGCGAAATGAAGATGCAAATGGTTAAGGAACCTGAAGCAACTGTTATGGTAGCTCCAGCCTTTACAAATCTATATCCTACTTTCCAGGCACTAAAGGATACTCCCGTTATCGTTGCAGCTCAAAATATGCATGAAAGTGAAAATGGCGCTTTTACGGGTGAAATTTCAGCAAAAATGTTACAAAGTATTGGTGTGACTACGGTTATTCTTGGGCATAGCGAGAGACGTGCATATTTTCACGAAACAAATGGGCAACTGGCTAAGAAAGTAGACGCAGCGATCGCAGCAGAAATGCGAGTGATCTTTTGCTTTGGAGAAGAGCTGGAAGACCGTAAAAACGACAAGCACTTCAGTTTAGTAGAATCACAGTTAAAGGAAGCTTTATTTCACCTTTCAGAAGACGCCTGGAAAAATATCATTTTAGCCTACGAACCAGTATGGGCAATTGGGACCGGTGAAACTGCAAGCCCTGAACAGGCACAAGATATGCATAAACATATTCGTACTCTATTAAAAGACAATGTAAGCGCGAGTGTGGCTGAAAATACTTCCATCCTTTATGGAGGTAGTGTAAAGCCGGCAAACGCCAGGGAGATCTTTGCCAAAGAAGATGTGGATGGTGGTCTGATTGGGGGAGCTAGCTTAAAAGCAGTTGATTTTCTTGAGATTGTAAACTCATTTTAA
- a CDS encoding DUF1599 domain-containing protein: MQNTSEQYDDVIGLCRSLFLNKMQDYGCAWRILRLPSLTDQIFIKAQRIRKLQESDVRKVDEDEKSEFIGIINYSVMALIQLEKGIADQPDLGPQDAIDLYDKNIAATKQLMMDKNHDYGEAWRDMRISSLTDLILQKLLRVKQIEDNQGKTLVSEGIDANYQDMINYSVFAMIHFQEAEK; encoded by the coding sequence ATGCAAAATACCTCCGAACAATACGATGATGTCATTGGCCTTTGTCGCAGTCTTTTTCTGAATAAAATGCAGGATTATGGATGTGCCTGGCGCATTTTACGATTACCTTCCTTAACAGATCAGATCTTTATCAAGGCACAGCGTATAAGAAAACTTCAGGAAAGCGATGTTCGAAAAGTTGATGAAGATGAGAAGTCTGAATTTATCGGGATTATTAATTATTCGGTGATGGCATTGATTCAGCTTGAAAAGGGAATTGCAGATCAGCCCGATCTTGGACCTCAGGACGCAATAGATCTATATGACAAGAACATTGCCGCAACCAAGCAGCTTATGATGGATAAAAACCATGATTATGGCGAAGCATGGCGGGATATGCGAATTAGTTCCCTTACAGATCTTATCTTACAGAAATTATTAAGGGTGAAGCAAATTGAGGACAACCAGGGAAAAACGCTGGTTAGTGAAGGGATCGATGCAAATTACCAGGATATGATCAATTATTCTGTATTTGCCATGATCCATTTCCAGGAAGCTGAAAAATAA